Within the Novosphingobium pentaromativorans US6-1 genome, the region CATAATTTCCTTCGTCAGCCCCTTGCACACGGGCCTCAGCAGGCAGATATGAGAAGTGATGAGAGAGATCATCTTCGATACCGAAACGACGGGGTTCGACCCCAAAAACGGTGACCGGATGGTCGAAATCGGTTGCATTGAAATGGTCAACCGAGTGCTCACTGGACGCACCTTCCACGCCTACTTCAATCCCGAGCGGACGATGCCGGCCGAAGCGGAGGCCGTGCACGGTCTTTCCGATGCTTTCCTGGCCGACAAGCCGCTGTTTGCGGAAAGGGCGCACGAGTTCCTCGACTTCATCGAAGACAGCCCGATGGTCGCGCATAACGCCGGGTTCGACTTCAACTTCATCAATTTCGAATTGCAGACCTGCGGTCATGCGGAAGTCAGCCGCGAGCGGATGGTCGATACCGTGGCCCTGGCCAAGGTTCGCCATCCTGGCGCGAAGCTCTCGCTCGATGCGCTGTGCACGCGCTATGGCATCG harbors:
- the dnaQ gene encoding DNA polymerase III subunit epsilon gives rise to the protein MREIIFDTETTGFDPKNGDRMVEIGCIEMVNRVLTGRTFHAYFNPERTMPAEAEAVHGLSDAFLADKPLFAERAHEFLDFIEDSPMVAHNAGFDFNFINFELQTCGHAEVSRERMVDTVALAKVRHPGAKLSLDALCTRYGIDRSHRTKHGALLDAELLAQVYVELRGGRQIGLELGAEITEIVTETKILTRRDRPFRQPRSHAATEEELAAHAEFLKSVDTPLWGA